The proteins below come from a single Psychrobacter sp. PL19 genomic window:
- a CDS encoding lysozyme inhibitor LprI family protein: MKKLVLAIVSILGASLLSTQANSASFDCKKAATWVEKTICKSPELSKLDDAMAKKYKQNLTNTFDYEDSEILKGNMIIDQRLWLKFQRNTCKETECLIREYKEYIEDKNYYGVAWNFPDELSRSDLPSKNEFGKFSQTFKTSIYNSETNRNDPQEVTNTLSIYSVANKPYLSIIEGTLFFTNFHTCDVGDNIATWSQNHWVINDDGQDEILELRLYPAPYKGKTQLLLKDIDDQFRSGRCGVRGYFDGIVLERE, translated from the coding sequence ATGAAAAAACTAGTCTTAGCCATAGTAAGTATTTTAGGAGCTTCTTTATTATCTACTCAGGCAAATTCAGCAAGTTTCGATTGCAAAAAAGCTGCTACTTGGGTAGAAAAAACTATTTGTAAAAGTCCTGAGCTTTCCAAACTCGATGATGCTATGGCGAAAAAATATAAACAAAATCTCACTAATACTTTTGATTATGAAGACAGCGAAATTCTTAAAGGTAACATGATTATCGATCAACGACTTTGGCTTAAATTTCAGCGCAACACGTGTAAAGAAACAGAGTGTCTCATCCGCGAGTATAAAGAGTATATTGAAGATAAAAATTATTATGGTGTGGCTTGGAACTTCCCAGACGAGCTAAGTCGTTCTGATTTACCTAGCAAAAATGAGTTTGGCAAGTTTTCTCAAACTTTTAAAACCTCAATATACAATTCAGAAACTAACCGGAATGATCCGCAAGAGGTAACGAATACTTTATCGATTTATAGTGTCGCTAATAAACCTTATCTCTCAATTATAGAGGGAACTTTATTTTTTACTAATTTTCATACCTGTGATGTTGGAGACAACATTGCAACATGGTCTCAGAATCACTGGGTCATTAATGACGATGGACAAGATGAAATTCTTGAGCTGCGCTTGTATCCAGCACCTTATAAAGGTAAGACTCAGCTACTATTAAAAGACATTGACGACCAATTCAGATCGGGACGTTGTGGTGTGCGAGGTTATTTTGACGGTATTGTATTAGAAAGGGAATAA
- the trpB gene encoding tryptophan synthase subunit beta: MTTVNEATATNSYGLPQLILPSNDGLYGEFGGKIAHPDLAKAMDEIEKGFREIIKDDDFIIEMQRLRETYIGRPSPIYHARRLTEHCGGAQIYFKREDLNHTGAHKINHCLGEVLLAKKLGKTKVIAETGAGQHGVALATAAALMGIECEIHMGVVDIKKEHPNVSRMKILGAKIVPVSRGASTLKEAVDSAFEAYLGELETSMFAIGSALGPAPYPEIVSYFQSVVGREARAQFLTTTGKLPNKVVACVGGGSNAIGIFSGFLGDENVELVGVEPAGEGLDTPNHAATMTLGVKGEIHGFKCYVLLDDKGQPAPVHSIASGLDYPGIGPQHSHLRDEKLATYESATDAECLEAFMALSRLEGIIPALESAHAIAYAMKIAKDLPAEDTILINLSGRGDKDIDFILDKVQL; encoded by the coding sequence ATGACCACTGTAAATGAGGCAACTGCTACCAATAGTTACGGGCTACCTCAATTGATATTACCCAGTAATGATGGTTTGTATGGTGAGTTCGGTGGCAAGATTGCCCACCCTGATCTGGCCAAAGCCATGGATGAGATAGAAAAGGGCTTTCGTGAAATTATCAAAGATGATGATTTTATTATTGAAATGCAGCGTTTGCGCGAGACTTATATCGGTCGTCCAAGTCCTATATATCATGCCAGACGTTTAACGGAGCATTGCGGCGGGGCGCAAATTTATTTCAAGCGTGAAGATTTAAATCATACTGGTGCCCACAAGATAAATCACTGCTTGGGTGAGGTGTTACTGGCAAAAAAATTAGGCAAGACTAAGGTAATTGCAGAAACAGGAGCAGGGCAGCACGGGGTGGCACTGGCAACTGCGGCGGCCTTGATGGGTATTGAGTGCGAGATACATATGGGGGTAGTTGATATTAAAAAAGAACACCCGAACGTCAGCCGTATGAAAATTTTAGGCGCAAAAATTGTTCCCGTATCACGTGGCGCAAGTACTCTAAAAGAGGCCGTGGATAGTGCTTTTGAAGCTTATCTTGGCGAGCTAGAGACCAGTATGTTTGCGATTGGTTCTGCTTTAGGACCGGCACCCTATCCTGAAATAGTGAGTTACTTCCAATCGGTGGTTGGACGTGAAGCCCGCGCGCAGTTCTTAACCACGACTGGCAAATTACCCAATAAAGTAGTGGCCTGTGTCGGTGGCGGCTCGAACGCTATCGGTATATTTAGTGGGTTTTTGGGTGATGAAAATGTCGAGTTAGTAGGGGTTGAACCTGCTGGTGAAGGCTTAGATACCCCAAACCATGCAGCAACTATGACTCTAGGTGTTAAAGGTGAGATTCATGGTTTTAAATGTTATGTATTGCTTGATGATAAAGGCCAGCCTGCTCCCGTACATTCGATTGCTTCAGGTTTAGATTATCCTGGAATTGGGCCGCAACACTCACATTTAAGAGATGAAAAATTGGCCACTTATGAGTCTGCAACAGATGCTGAGTGCTTAGAAGCCTTTATGGCGTTGTCACGACTAGAAGGCATTATTCCAGCCTTGGAGTCTGCGCACGCCATTGCCTACGCGATGAAAATTGCCAAGGACTTACCCGCCGAGGATACTATTTTGATCAACTTATCAGGGCGTGGGGACAAAGATATTGATTTTATTTTAGATAAAGTACAGTTGTAG
- a CDS encoding Trp family transcriptional regulator translates to MPTEDISSNGAYDYLLDLLLETNDKEQLSEILEALLTDKEQQELVNRLKIFALLHQGVTQREISARLGVGIATVSRGAKVFQQHQINELLPNISDKLKV, encoded by the coding sequence ATGCCAACAGAGGACATTTCGTCCAACGGAGCATACGATTATTTATTAGATTTGCTGCTGGAAACTAATGATAAAGAGCAGCTGTCGGAGATATTAGAAGCATTGCTGACCGACAAAGAACAGCAAGAACTAGTGAATCGGTTAAAGATTTTTGCGCTGCTGCATCAAGGAGTGACGCAAAGAGAGATTAGTGCCAGACTGGGGGTCGGTATTGCCACCGTTTCGCGTGGCGCCAAGGTCTTTCAGCAACACCAAATTAATGAGTTACTGCCAAATATTAGTGACAAGCTTAAGGTCTAA
- a CDS encoding 2,3-butanediol dehydrogenase — protein MKAARFYDKGDIRIEDIPEPTVEPGTVGIDVAWCGICGTDLHEFMEGPIFIPPCGHPHPISGESAPITMGHEFSGVVYAIGEGVDDIEIGQHVVVEPYIIADDVSTAPGENYHLSKDMNFIGLGGRGGGLSEKIAVKRRWVHPISNKIPLDQAALIEPLAVGYHAFVRSGAKAGDIALVGGGGPIGLLLSAVLKAKGITVILTELSTKRKEKAKESGVADYVLDPTEVDLTEEVMKLTDNRGVDVAFECTSVNKVLDSLVELTKPTGVVVIVSIWSHPASVNVHSVVMKELDIRGTIGYVNNHQETIKLVEDGSVNLEPFITQRIQLDDLVSKGFETLIHNNESAVKIIVNPNL, from the coding sequence ATGAAAGCGGCACGTTTTTACGACAAAGGCGATATTCGTATTGAAGACATCCCAGAGCCTACTGTAGAACCAGGTACGGTCGGAATCGACGTTGCTTGGTGTGGTATCTGTGGTACTGATTTGCATGAGTTTATGGAAGGTCCTATTTTTATTCCACCTTGCGGTCATCCCCACCCCATTTCAGGAGAGTCTGCCCCAATCACTATGGGCCATGAATTCTCGGGCGTCGTTTATGCTATCGGTGAGGGTGTTGATGATATTGAAATCGGTCAGCATGTCGTGGTTGAACCATATATTATCGCTGATGATGTTTCTACCGCGCCTGGTGAGAATTATCACTTATCAAAGGATATGAACTTTATCGGTTTGGGTGGTCGCGGCGGTGGCTTGTCTGAAAAAATTGCGGTCAAGCGACGCTGGGTACATCCTATCTCTAATAAAATCCCGTTAGATCAAGCAGCCTTGATTGAACCGTTAGCCGTTGGCTATCATGCTTTTGTACGTAGTGGTGCTAAAGCAGGTGACATTGCTTTGGTCGGTGGTGGTGGTCCGATTGGCTTGTTATTGTCTGCAGTTTTGAAAGCCAAGGGCATTACCGTAATTCTCACTGAATTGAGTACCAAACGCAAAGAGAAGGCTAAAGAAAGTGGCGTCGCCGATTATGTTTTAGATCCGACTGAAGTAGATTTGACTGAAGAAGTCATGAAGCTTACGGACAATCGTGGTGTAGACGTGGCCTTTGAATGTACTAGCGTCAATAAGGTGTTAGATTCGCTGGTTGAACTCACCAAACCTACTGGAGTGGTTGTGATTGTCTCTATCTGGAGTCATCCAGCCTCCGTAAATGTCCATAGCGTAGTCATGAAGGAACTTGATATACGCGGGACTATCGGCTATGTAAACAATCATCAAGAAACCATCAAATTGGTCGAAGATGGCTCGGTTAATCTTGAGCCCTTTATTACTCAACGCATCCAGTTGGATGACTTAGTTTCTAAAGGCTTTGAGACCTTAATTCATAATAATGAGTCAGCGGTGAAAATTATTGTGAACCCAAACCTGTAA
- a CDS encoding lipoate--protein ligase, with amino-acid sequence MKLRILKSAVTSPWFNLATEDWIFQALDPNSHTLFLWRNSETVVIGRSQNPWVECKTDKMEEDHIFLARRQSGGGAVFHDLGNTNFTFLSPKNKYDQAANFTIIINALKKLGIDAELSGRNDMQVGDRKISGSAFKHAVDRSFHHGTLLVNADMQKLGDYLNPHPLKLQAKGIKSVRSRVANLVEFNKDINHEMLSEAIIEAFCEYYGQTVEVEELDEASLAKQPTLNKYYQQMSDWNWRFGKTPEFSHRIETRFDWGMIDLHMDVKQAVIEEVVIFSDALNIELIDVLRDTLTGVKYNKKDIRAKLDELKQTQPNLAAQVDDFCEWLVTEMEI; translated from the coding sequence ATGAAACTACGTATCTTAAAATCGGCGGTGACCAGCCCTTGGTTTAATCTGGCGACCGAGGATTGGATATTTCAAGCGCTTGATCCCAACTCCCACACACTATTTTTATGGCGTAATTCTGAAACCGTGGTTATTGGACGCTCACAAAACCCTTGGGTAGAATGTAAGACTGACAAAATGGAAGAAGACCATATCTTTCTTGCTCGCCGTCAAAGTGGTGGTGGGGCTGTTTTTCATGATTTAGGCAATACCAATTTTACCTTTTTATCGCCCAAAAATAAGTATGATCAGGCAGCTAACTTTACTATCATCATCAATGCCCTGAAGAAACTGGGTATAGACGCCGAGCTGTCCGGCCGTAACGACATGCAAGTTGGTGATCGTAAAATATCAGGTAGCGCTTTCAAACATGCAGTTGATCGTAGCTTTCATCACGGCACTTTACTGGTGAATGCTGACATGCAAAAGCTTGGTGATTATCTCAATCCGCACCCGCTAAAATTGCAAGCAAAAGGTATCAAGTCCGTCCGCTCTCGGGTTGCTAACTTGGTTGAATTCAATAAAGACATCAATCACGAGATGTTGTCTGAAGCAATTATCGAGGCGTTTTGTGAGTATTATGGACAAACGGTCGAAGTAGAAGAGTTAGATGAAGCCAGCCTCGCCAAGCAGCCTACTCTTAATAAATACTACCAGCAAATGTCAGACTGGAATTGGCGCTTTGGCAAAACCCCTGAATTCTCCCATCGTATCGAAACGCGCTTTGATTGGGGCATGATTGATTTACATATGGATGTAAAACAGGCGGTGATCGAAGAAGTGGTTATTTTTTCTGATGCACTAAATATCGAATTAATTGACGTCTTAAGAGACACACTGACAGGGGTCAAATACAATAAGAAGGACATCAGAGCTAAGCTAGACGAGCTTAAACAAACACAGCCAAATTTAGCAGCTCAAGTTGATGATTTTTGTGAATGGCTGGTTACAGAGATGGAAATTTGA
- a CDS encoding VOC family protein, with product MKYLHAMIRTNKLEDTLHFYCELMGLELLRKKDSETGRFSLYFLATHDGAPEIEVTHNWDEKEYSNGDNFGHFAFRVDNIYEQCETFMAAGVDILRPPRDGHMAFVKDPNDISIELLQDGERLEPFEPWISMENMGTW from the coding sequence ATGAAGTACTTACATGCAATGATTAGAACCAACAAACTAGAGGACACCTTACACTTCTATTGTGAGCTTATGGGTTTAGAGCTTCTTAGGAAAAAGGACTCTGAAACAGGACGATTTAGCTTATACTTTTTAGCGACTCATGACGGTGCTCCAGAGATTGAGGTTACTCATAACTGGGACGAAAAAGAATATAGCAATGGAGACAACTTTGGGCACTTTGCCTTTAGAGTTGATAATATATATGAGCAATGCGAAACATTTATGGCAGCGGGTGTCGACATATTAAGGCCACCTAGAGATGGACATATGGCTTTCGTTAAAGACCCTAACGATATTTCAATCGAATTGCTGCAAGATGGTGAGCGACTAGAGCCATTTGAACCTTGGATTTCGATGGAAAATATGGGTACATGGTAA
- a CDS encoding FAD-dependent oxidoreductase codes for MSASLDTASQANPSQSNNSIKNTDRIATNSAAIDAANASEYYPHLFTPLDLGFTTLKNRVVMGSMHTGLEDRFYNYGKLAAYFAERAKGGVAMMITGGISPNREGWLLPAGGTMNSKMDVINHQRVTRAVHKHDSKIIMQILHSGRYGYHPFVVSSSPIKSPISPFKPRKMSIKNIEQTVKDFARSARLAKQAGYDGVEVMGSEGYLLNQFLSRHVNKRSDIYGGDIHGRMKLAVDVVKAVRAAVGEDFIILFRLSVIDLVKDGNVMDEVITVAKALEEAGVTIMNTGIGWHEARVPTIVTSVPRAAFVDFTAEIKKHISIPMMAANRINMPDTAESIVASGQADLIQMARPFLADPNWVNKAKNGEAARINTCIACNQACLDHTFENKRSTCLVNPQACYETELVYKKTKKPKKVAVIGGGVAGMSAAHVAALRGHKVTLFEAKDILGGQFNYAKVIPGKEEFFETIRYYINELEHLGVKVKLNTKVDKALLEAGKFHHVIVATGVVPKSLVGKLEGADLPQVMTYAELLSGQKAVGNTVAVIGAGGVGFDVSEYLTARHGQPLDELPPETLKDPSYRPKAQSVSEWREEWGVTDDFNYQSEGGLIKPDAITPVRQVYLMQRTKGRLGGSLNKTTGWVHRAHVKSHGVIQVSGLQYEKITNEGIWITNNQGQSQLLRVDSVVVCAGQESVVDLMPNVGDAPDAQYHLIGGAKLAAELDAKRAIRDGAEVAAGI; via the coding sequence ATGAGCGCCAGCCTTGATACCGCCAGCCAAGCAAACCCTAGTCAATCAAACAACAGCATTAAAAATACCGATCGTATTGCTACCAATAGTGCTGCGATTGATGCTGCTAATGCCTCCGAGTATTACCCACATTTGTTTACACCGTTAGATTTAGGGTTCACTACTTTGAAGAACCGTGTAGTCATGGGCTCGATGCATACCGGTCTTGAAGACCGTTTTTACAACTATGGCAAGCTCGCTGCGTATTTTGCTGAGCGTGCCAAAGGTGGTGTGGCCATGATGATTACTGGCGGTATCTCGCCCAACCGCGAGGGCTGGCTATTACCGGCAGGCGGTACTATGAACAGCAAGATGGATGTTATCAACCATCAACGCGTGACCCGTGCTGTGCATAAGCACGACAGCAAAATAATCATGCAGATATTGCATAGTGGTCGCTATGGTTATCACCCGTTTGTCGTATCATCTAGCCCGATCAAGTCGCCAATCTCACCGTTTAAACCGCGTAAAATGAGTATTAAAAATATCGAGCAAACGGTCAAAGACTTTGCACGCTCAGCTCGTTTAGCCAAGCAAGCTGGCTATGATGGTGTTGAAGTTATGGGCTCTGAGGGTTATCTACTCAATCAGTTCTTATCGCGCCACGTCAACAAGCGTAGCGATATTTATGGTGGCGATATTCATGGGCGTATGAAGCTGGCAGTAGATGTGGTCAAAGCCGTTCGCGCGGCGGTTGGCGAAGATTTTATTATCTTATTTCGCTTATCAGTGATTGATTTGGTCAAAGACGGCAACGTCATGGATGAAGTCATTACCGTCGCTAAAGCGCTAGAAGAAGCTGGCGTGACCATAATGAATACCGGTATTGGCTGGCATGAAGCCCGCGTGCCGACTATCGTCACCAGTGTCCCGCGCGCCGCTTTTGTAGACTTTACCGCTGAGATTAAAAAACATATCAGCATTCCGATGATGGCTGCCAACCGTATCAATATGCCAGATACTGCTGAATCAATCGTCGCTAGTGGTCAAGCTGATTTGATTCAGATGGCACGCCCGTTCTTAGCGGATCCAAACTGGGTCAATAAAGCTAAAAATGGTGAGGCTGCTCGTATTAATACTTGTATTGCTTGTAACCAAGCTTGCCTTGACCACACTTTTGAAAATAAGCGCTCAACTTGTCTGGTCAACCCACAAGCCTGCTATGAGACCGAATTGGTTTACAAAAAGACTAAAAAGCCTAAAAAAGTCGCGGTTATTGGTGGCGGGGTAGCGGGTATGTCAGCAGCGCATGTCGCAGCATTACGCGGCCATAAAGTGACGCTGTTTGAAGCCAAAGATATCTTGGGCGGACAGTTTAACTACGCCAAGGTTATACCGGGTAAAGAAGAGTTCTTTGAAACCATTCGCTACTATATTAACGAGCTTGAGCACTTAGGCGTGAAGGTCAAGCTCAATACCAAGGTAGATAAAGCATTGCTAGAAGCTGGCAAGTTCCATCATGTGATCGTGGCAACTGGGGTGGTGCCTAAAAGCTTGGTTGGTAAACTTGAAGGTGCAGATTTGCCGCAAGTGATGACTTATGCAGAATTACTCTCTGGACAAAAAGCAGTCGGAAATACCGTTGCAGTTATCGGTGCAGGCGGTGTTGGCTTTGACGTAAGTGAGTATCTAACGGCTCGTCATGGTCAGCCATTAGATGAGCTGCCACCTGAAACCTTAAAAGACCCAAGCTATCGTCCAAAAGCGCAATCAGTTAGTGAATGGCGTGAAGAGTGGGGCGTGACTGATGATTTTAATTATCAAAGTGAAGGCGGCTTGATTAAACCAGACGCCATTACGCCCGTACGCCAAGTCTATCTGATGCAACGTACTAAGGGGCGCTTGGGTGGCAGTCTCAATAAAACGACCGGCTGGGTCCACCGTGCTCATGTCAAATCGCATGGTGTTATTCAAGTGTCAGGGCTACAGTACGAAAAAATCACTAACGAAGGCATCTGGATCACCAATAATCAAGGCCAAAGCCAGCTGCTGCGTGTTGATAGCGTGGTAGTGTGTGCGGGTCAAGAGTCAGTAGTAGATTTGATGCCCAATGTTGGCGACGCGCCTGATGCACAATATCATTTGATTGGCGGAGCCAAACTGGCCGCTGAGCTAGACGCCAAACGTGCGATACGTGATGGGGCTGAGGTAGCGGCAGGAATTTAA